From Cyanobium sp. Tous-M-B4, the proteins below share one genomic window:
- a CDS encoding SIMPL domain-containing protein (The SIMPL domain is named for its presence in mouse protein SIMPL (signalling molecule that associates with mouse pelle-like kinase). Bacterial member BP26, from Brucella, was shown to assemble into a channel-like structure, while YggE from E. coli has been associated with resistance to oxidative stress.), with product MAWNLLRLLPLLLPLLPAAGLAQSQVQLACTGTLVEARGSAELKRPTQRLRFSLTLEAEEPSTDAALARLQRRLAEVRTRLKSLQVVDLEVTSPSTWQRPASRDKAGAVQASLQVSGQLAPAQLQPLVRQVGGLPGVRLSPVATEADAAGDRAARRQLLRAAYQDALQQAQDVAAAIGLRGLQPLEVQLEGGGRPVAMRALAMADAAVPPFDPAELPGPMERLSLQVRFCAR from the coding sequence ATGGCTTGGAATCTGCTCCGGTTGTTGCCGCTGCTGTTGCCCTTGCTTCCCGCGGCTGGGTTGGCCCAGTCCCAGGTGCAGCTTGCTTGCACGGGCACCCTGGTTGAGGCTCGCGGCAGCGCTGAGCTGAAGCGACCCACCCAGCGCCTGCGTTTTTCCCTGACCCTGGAAGCGGAGGAGCCCAGCACCGATGCGGCTCTGGCCCGCCTGCAGCGACGCCTGGCCGAGGTGCGCACCAGGCTCAAAAGCCTGCAGGTGGTTGATCTGGAGGTCACCTCCCCTTCCACCTGGCAGCGGCCCGCTAGCCGTGACAAAGCTGGGGCGGTGCAGGCCAGCCTGCAGGTGTCTGGCCAGCTGGCGCCTGCCCAGCTGCAGCCACTGGTGCGTCAGGTGGGCGGGCTGCCGGGGGTTCGCCTGTCGCCCGTGGCCACCGAGGCGGATGCGGCGGGTGATCGGGCCGCCAGGCGGCAGTTGTTGAGAGCCGCCTACCAGGACGCCTTGCAGCAGGCCCAGGACGTGGCTGCTGCGATCGGCCTGCGGGGACTGCAGCCCCTGGAGGTGCAGCTTGAAGGTGGGGGCAGGCCAGTGGCCATGCGGGCGCTGGCCATGGCTGATGCGGCAGTTCCACCCTTTGACCCCGCTGAGCTGCCCGGTCCGATGGAGCGCCTCAGCCTGCAGGTGCGTTTCTGCGCCCGTTGA
- a CDS encoding DUF3307 domain-containing protein → MAPFEAFNLFLMLAMGHFVADFALQGDRMAVEKCPGQGVVLGWGWWLVAHAGIHGFFVAWITGVPLLGLAEWLLHGLIDLGKCRRSYGMGMDQGLHLLCKLVWTLVAVSCFPASGLTL, encoded by the coding sequence GTGGCGCCATTTGAAGCTTTCAACCTGTTTTTGATGCTGGCGATGGGCCACTTTGTGGCTGATTTCGCCCTGCAAGGTGATCGCATGGCCGTTGAAAAGTGCCCTGGCCAGGGGGTGGTGTTGGGCTGGGGCTGGTGGTTGGTTGCCCATGCCGGCATCCATGGCTTTTTTGTGGCCTGGATTACGGGCGTGCCCCTGCTTGGCTTGGCGGAGTGGTTGCTCCATGGCCTGATTGATCTGGGTAAGTGCCGCCGCTCCTACGGCATGGGCATGGATCAAGGTCTGCACCTGCTTTGCAAGTTGGTTTGGACCTTGGTGGCTGTGAGTTGTTTCCCCGCCTCTGGGCTGACGCTCTAG
- the alaS gene encoding alanine--tRNA ligase has translation MAVTAHTGRPRTGAEIRAAFLDFYEQRGHKAMASASLIPDDPTVLLTIAGMLPFKPVFLGQAPPPAPRATSSQKCIRTNDIENVGRTARHHTFFEMLGNFSFGDYFKEQAIQWAWELSTGVFGLSPNNLVVSVFREDDEAEAIWRDVVGVNPKRIIRMDEADNFWASGPTGPCGPCSEIYYDFKPERGDDGIDLEDDARFIEFYNLVFMQYNRDAGGTLTPLANRNIDTGLGLERMAQILQAVPNNYETDLIFPLIETAAQLAGVDYRGLDAKGQTSLKVIGDHSRAITQLICDGVTASNLGRGYIFRRLLRRVVRHGRLLGIDKPFLTAMGEASIALMQAAYPQLLERREVILAELAREEARFLETLERGEKLLAEVLAAKPTQISGEQAFELYDTYGFPLELTEEIAEEQGLTVDLAGFEVAMESQRQRAKAAAVSIDLTLQGAIDQVTAAAAATAFKGYEALEHPSCVLALVVNGEPAERASAGDTVQLVLDTTPFYGEGGGQIGDRGVLSGDGVIVAIEAVSRNRSVFVHSGRIERGSLAVGDLLNAQVDRACRRRAQANHTATHLLQAALKQVVDPGIGQAGSLVTFDRLRFDFHCPRAVTPAELEQIEALINGWISDAHTLQVQEMAIEQAKAAGAVAMFGEKYADVVRVVDVPGVSMELCGGTHVANTAEIGLFKIVSEGGVAAGIRRIEAVAGPAVLAYLNERDAVVKQLGERFKAQPGEIVERVAALADELKASGKALAAARGELALAKASALAGQAQAFGEFQLLVARLDGVEGAGLQSAAQGLADQLGAGAAVVLGGLPDPADLAKVILVAAFGQAVIAAGPKAGAFIGAVAKACGGGGGGRPNLAQAGGRDGAALDGALEQAQAQLVAELG, from the coding sequence ATGGCCGTCACAGCACATACCGGTCGTCCTCGCACCGGTGCTGAGATCCGCGCCGCTTTCCTCGATTTTTACGAGCAGCGGGGCCACAAAGCGATGGCGAGCGCTTCGCTGATCCCGGACGACCCGACGGTGCTGCTCACGATCGCCGGCATGCTGCCGTTCAAGCCGGTGTTTCTTGGCCAGGCGCCGCCGCCGGCGCCTAGGGCCACTAGCTCCCAGAAGTGCATCCGCACCAACGACATCGAAAACGTGGGCCGCACGGCGCGGCATCACACGTTTTTCGAGATGCTCGGCAACTTCTCCTTCGGCGACTACTTCAAGGAGCAGGCGATCCAGTGGGCCTGGGAGCTGAGCACCGGGGTGTTCGGCCTCTCGCCCAACAACCTGGTGGTGAGTGTGTTCCGCGAAGACGACGAAGCCGAGGCCATCTGGCGCGATGTGGTGGGCGTGAACCCCAAGCGCATCATCCGCATGGATGAGGCCGACAACTTCTGGGCGTCGGGCCCCACCGGCCCCTGCGGCCCCTGTTCGGAGATCTACTACGACTTCAAACCCGAACGCGGCGACGACGGCATCGATCTCGAGGACGACGCGCGTTTCATCGAGTTCTACAACCTGGTGTTTATGCAGTACAACCGCGACGCAGGCGGCACCCTCACGCCGCTGGCCAACCGCAACATCGATACGGGCTTGGGCCTCGAGCGCATGGCCCAGATCCTGCAGGCGGTGCCGAACAACTACGAAACCGATCTGATCTTCCCGCTGATTGAAACGGCGGCGCAGCTGGCTGGGGTCGACTACCGCGGCCTCGACGCCAAGGGCCAGACATCGCTCAAGGTGATCGGCGACCACAGCCGCGCCATCACCCAGCTGATCTGCGATGGCGTCACGGCCAGCAATCTGGGCCGTGGCTACATCTTCAGGCGCCTCCTGCGCCGCGTCGTGCGCCACGGCCGGCTCCTTGGCATCGACAAGCCTTTCCTGACGGCGATGGGTGAGGCGTCGATCGCGTTGATGCAGGCCGCCTACCCCCAGCTGCTGGAGCGCCGTGAGGTGATCCTGGCCGAGCTCGCCCGCGAGGAGGCCCGCTTCCTGGAAACCCTGGAGCGGGGCGAGAAGCTGCTGGCTGAGGTGCTAGCAGCCAAGCCAACCCAGATCAGCGGTGAGCAGGCCTTCGAGCTCTACGACACCTACGGCTTCCCGCTGGAGCTCACCGAGGAGATCGCTGAGGAGCAGGGGCTCACGGTGGACCTGGCCGGCTTTGAGGTAGCGATGGAGTCCCAGCGCCAGCGGGCCAAGGCCGCGGCGGTGAGCATCGACCTCACCCTGCAGGGGGCTATTGATCAGGTGACAGCCGCTGCGGCCGCCACCGCGTTCAAGGGCTACGAGGCGCTCGAACACCCCAGCTGCGTGCTGGCCCTGGTGGTGAACGGTGAGCCGGCGGAGCGCGCCAGCGCCGGCGACACGGTGCAGCTGGTGCTCGACACCACGCCCTTCTATGGCGAAGGCGGCGGTCAGATCGGCGACCGCGGTGTGCTCTCCGGCGATGGCGTGATCGTGGCGATCGAGGCGGTGAGTCGCAACCGCAGCGTGTTTGTGCACAGCGGCCGCATCGAGCGCGGCAGCCTGGCGGTGGGTGATCTGCTGAATGCCCAGGTGGACCGGGCCTGCCGCCGCCGCGCCCAGGCGAATCACACGGCCACCCACCTGCTGCAGGCGGCTCTTAAGCAGGTGGTGGATCCCGGCATCGGCCAGGCTGGCTCGCTGGTGACCTTTGATCGGCTGCGTTTCGATTTCCACTGTCCCCGGGCCGTGACACCGGCGGAGCTGGAGCAGATCGAGGCCCTGATCAACGGCTGGATCAGCGATGCCCACACCCTTCAAGTGCAGGAGATGGCGATCGAGCAGGCCAAGGCCGCCGGTGCGGTGGCGATGTTTGGCGAGAAGTACGCCGATGTGGTGCGGGTGGTGGATGTGCCCGGCGTGTCGATGGAGCTCTGCGGCGGCACCCACGTGGCCAACACCGCCGAGATCGGCCTGTTCAAGATCGTGAGCGAGGGTGGCGTGGCTGCCGGCATCCGCCGCATCGAGGCGGTGGCAGGCCCGGCGGTGCTGGCCTACCTCAATGAGCGCGATGCGGTGGTGAAGCAGCTGGGCGAGCGCTTCAAGGCCCAGCCCGGCGAGATTGTCGAGCGTGTGGCGGCACTGGCCGACGAGCTCAAGGCCAGCGGCAAGGCCCTGGCGGCGGCCCGCGGCGAGTTGGCGCTGGCCAAGGCTTCAGCGCTGGCGGGCCAGGCCCAGGCTTTTGGCGAGTTCCAGCTGCTGGTGGCCCGCCTGGATGGTGTCGAGGGGGCTGGCCTGCAGAGCGCGGCCCAGGGCCTGGCTGATCAGCTCGGCGCTGGCGCCGCCGTGGTGCTGGGTGGTCTGCCGGATCCGGCCGATCTGGCCAAGGTGATTCTGGTGGCGGCCTTTGGCCAGGCGGTGATCGCGGCCGGCCCCAAGGCTGGTGCCTTCATCGGCGCGGTGGCCAAGGCCTGCGGCGGTGGCGGCGGCGGCCGGCCCAACTTGGCCCAAGCGGGCGGGCGCGATGGGGCGGCGCTGGATGGGGCCCTGGAGCAGGCCCAGGCCCAGCTCGTGGCGGAGCTGGGTTGA